The Leadbettera azotonutricia ZAS-9 genome has a window encoding:
- a CDS encoding FAD synthetase family protein → MRIIEWSRFLTEGLPGTKNFTAMTIGVFDGIHRGHKALIDRVVSHVSSASPVVVTFRQNHKKNLQQQHTPLNHRGDIFSFRQKMDSLENLGIALAIVIDFSESIRHMPGLEFIRILQEHGKMGYLAVGSNFRCGYHLDTDAPMIQKINEKLGIPTDVVEVLSEDSLPISSSRIRSAIAQGNLQEAAAMLGHPYVIDISDAGDSSAQGVYDLAAQGRILPPPGKYPVRLYEGIRGAGTPTEIQVEQGVIRIPGSQWEYVEFLI, encoded by the coding sequence ATGCGGATAATCGAATGGTCCCGATTTTTAACGGAAGGTCTTCCGGGTACAAAGAATTTCACCGCCATGACTATCGGGGTCTTTGATGGTATACACCGGGGGCATAAAGCCCTTATTGACCGCGTAGTCTCCCACGTCAGCTCTGCGTCCCCTGTGGTTGTCACCTTCAGGCAGAATCATAAAAAAAACTTGCAACAGCAGCACACCCCGCTTAATCACCGGGGGGATATATTCAGTTTCCGGCAAAAAATGGACAGCCTCGAAAATCTGGGCATAGCCCTGGCCATTGTGATTGATTTTTCAGAATCCATAAGGCACATGCCGGGGCTGGAATTTATCCGGATCCTGCAGGAGCATGGAAAGATGGGCTACCTGGCGGTGGGCAGCAACTTCCGCTGCGGCTATCATTTGGACACCGATGCGCCGATGATTCAAAAAATAAACGAAAAGCTGGGTATCCCCACGGATGTTGTAGAGGTCCTTTCGGAAGATTCCCTGCCCATAAGCTCAAGCCGCATACGCAGCGCCATCGCCCAGGGGAATCTGCAGGAAGCTGCAGCCATGCTTGGCCATCCCTATGTTATTGACATTAGTGATGCCGGCGATTCATCCGCCCAGGGCGTTTACGATCTTGCCGCCCAGGGCCGAATTCTGCCGCCCCCCGGAAAGTACCCGGTCCGCCTCTATGAAGGCATCCGGGGAGCAGGAACACCAACCGAAATACAAGTTGAACAGGGGGTTATCCGTATCCCCGGGTCCCAATGGGAATATGTTGAGTTCTTGATCTAG
- a CDS encoding hybrid sensor histidine kinase/response regulator: MFKNLSLKTKMFFLVSAVVIVSFLTLTIIVSNRSIEMAQKDAFNLAQETADKYKNEIIAELQGARITAETLSTVFETLKDHNLTDRDMMNDILRNALAKKEYITAFCIAYDPDALDGKDDQYAGQGPAYDETGRYAPYWNKLGGTIDVEFLPDIDSEDWYIVPKAERHEYITDPYPYGLQGKTVMLASLIFPIIHNKEFIGIIASDIVLDKLQEMISKVNPHGQEGYTEIISNSGTIIAHPDKEYLGKDLEEILAYSKEAKDAIKKGEMYISRAKDFYTVYMPIKFSIVTNPWSVAVSIPMAKILNNANRIRNYVILVSLIAICVIATILYFIVQSVTKPILILSETAKTLGEGHFDTEVPLIQSDDEIGALSKAFKFMVEKLNSAMTAAMDASKAKSLFMANMSHEIRTPLNAVIGLNDLLLKTRLDDKQRDYTEKMRSSSATLLRLVNDILDFSDVDSGRMKLENGVFDIRKMFDELQAFFREKNPGSPLALYFELDPALPSSLVGDERRLRQIFINLTGNAYKFTEKGSITIRAAISGRNSNSVNVDFAVEDTGIGMSREQTDKLFSVFTQADNSSTRKYGGAGIELAVTREIVELMGGKISVTSEAGHGTTFMFSCSFPLAGDGAADTRNAVLHGARVLLVEDNEINVMIVMELLNTVGMEVATAQNGKEALDVLADAAKTHGLPPFDVVLMDLQMPVMDGYEATRIIREMPEYNDMPIYALTAHAFPEERERCLRLGMKDHLTKPIDVDLFYSALRNAVASKK, translated from the coding sequence ATGTTTAAGAATTTAAGCTTGAAAACCAAAATGTTCTTCCTGGTTTCGGCTGTTGTCATTGTCTCGTTTTTGACACTTACCATAATCGTTTCCAACAGGTCCATCGAAATGGCTCAGAAAGACGCTTTCAATCTGGCCCAGGAAACGGCCGATAAATACAAGAATGAAATTATAGCGGAATTGCAAGGCGCCCGGATAACTGCCGAAACACTCTCGACGGTATTTGAAACATTAAAGGATCATAACCTCACCGACAGGGATATGATGAACGACATACTCAGGAATGCGCTGGCAAAAAAAGAATACATCACCGCTTTTTGCATAGCCTACGATCCTGACGCCCTGGACGGGAAGGACGACCAGTATGCGGGGCAAGGGCCGGCTTATGACGAGACAGGACGCTATGCCCCTTATTGGAATAAACTGGGCGGCACTATTGACGTTGAGTTCTTGCCTGATATCGATAGCGAGGATTGGTATATTGTTCCAAAGGCTGAGCGGCACGAATATATCACCGATCCCTACCCCTATGGGCTTCAGGGAAAAACAGTTATGCTGGCCAGTTTGATTTTCCCGATTATTCATAACAAAGAATTTATCGGCATCATCGCTTCCGACATCGTACTGGACAAACTCCAGGAAATGATCTCAAAAGTAAATCCCCATGGGCAGGAAGGGTATACGGAAATTATTTCAAACTCAGGTACTATTATTGCGCATCCTGATAAAGAATATTTAGGGAAGGATTTGGAAGAAATTCTGGCATATTCAAAAGAAGCAAAAGACGCCATAAAAAAAGGCGAAATGTATATTTCAAGGGCCAAAGATTTTTATACCGTATATATGCCGATCAAATTCAGTATTGTTACCAATCCCTGGTCGGTTGCGGTCAGTATTCCCATGGCGAAAATTCTGAATAATGCCAACAGGATACGTAATTACGTTATCCTGGTTTCACTTATCGCAATATGCGTAATTGCGACTATTTTGTATTTTATCGTGCAAAGCGTTACAAAACCCATACTTATACTCTCGGAAACTGCAAAAACTCTCGGTGAAGGCCATTTCGATACCGAGGTTCCCCTCATACAAAGCGATGATGAAATCGGCGCTTTGTCAAAAGCCTTTAAATTTATGGTAGAAAAATTGAACAGCGCCATGACGGCAGCCATGGACGCAAGCAAGGCAAAAAGTCTCTTCATGGCCAACATGAGCCATGAGATTCGTACGCCCCTGAATGCTGTCATAGGGTTGAATGACCTCCTGCTTAAAACTCGGCTGGATGATAAACAACGGGACTACACAGAAAAAATGCGAAGCTCATCCGCTACCTTGCTCCGCCTTGTCAACGATATCCTCGATTTTTCTGATGTTGATTCCGGCCGCATGAAACTCGAAAACGGCGTCTTTGATATTCGCAAGATGTTTGATGAACTTCAGGCATTTTTCCGGGAGAAAAACCCTGGCTCTCCTCTTGCCCTGTATTTTGAACTTGATCCTGCCCTTCCTTCCTCCCTCGTAGGGGACGAGAGACGGCTGAGGCAAATCTTTATTAATCTCACCGGCAATGCGTATAAATTTACAGAAAAGGGTTCCATCACAATCCGGGCTGCCATTTCCGGTCGTAACAGCAATAGTGTGAATGTGGACTTCGCCGTTGAAGACACGGGCATAGGCATGAGCCGGGAGCAGACAGACAAGTTATTCTCCGTTTTTACCCAGGCAGATAATTCCTCAACCCGAAAATACGGCGGAGCGGGTATTGAGCTTGCCGTTACCCGCGAGATAGTCGAGCTCATGGGCGGGAAGATTTCTGTCACAAGCGAAGCAGGACACGGTACAACCTTCATGTTTTCCTGCTCCTTCCCCCTTGCGGGAGACGGGGCTGCAGATACCAGGAATGCTGTATTGCATGGCGCGCGCGTCTTACTGGTAGAAGACAATGAGATCAATGTCATGATCGTCATGGAACTTTTAAACACCGTCGGCATGGAAGTTGCTACGGCGCAAAACGGCAAAGAAGCTTTGGATGTCCTGGCGGATGCGGCCAAAACTCATGGCCTTCCGCCTTTTGACGTAGTGCTGATGGATCTTCAAATGCCGGTCATGGACGGTTACGAGGCCACCAGGATCATCAGGGAAATGCCTGAATACAACGATATGCCGATTTATGCACTGACAGCCCATGCGTTCCCTGAAGAAAGGGAGCGCTGCCTTCGTTTGGGAATGAAAGATCACCTGACCAAACCCATCGATGTGGATTTGTTCTACAGTGCCTTGCGGAATGCGGTAGCCTCGAAAAAATAG
- a CDS encoding alpha-L-fucosidase: MNNPNWHKKNYRRNLVDMHINAWDPEFMSQFDPKAYVDCMVAANVSCCMVYANSHAGYAYWPAPDGNQHPGLKGRDIFGEVVDLCHKNNIEVIAYYTLIYDNWAYNRDPVWRIVQADGTSGMEHEDENQGRYGLACPNSEGYREFTKKQVTDLVTKYEFESIFFDMTFWPSVCYCPNCKGRFEKEIGGVMPRIINWKDDKWNAFQDKREKWLNEFAFYCTNIVKGLKPQVTVNHQYSLITQSWIRGVVEDHTDPCDYVGGDFYAGTTEQGLICKLFNSLSGSFEFHTSRCIGLGDHTTIKTMEHLKLQSCIALAHNGAFLFIDAIDPVGTMNLDFYKKMGIILKEFQEYETYLGGSIIADTAILYDMWSKFDFHDSGKSVMDPTAQKMPHLDAVVSAARCLKEKHIPYTVIGRRNLKNAIAKYKVIIMPDILRLSDEAAEDIRAFVKAGGKVYASGHSGLSRLGDVFGIEYLGETTQRLTYLAPTDKGKKYLADSSAKYPLALNTEQQIVKALPAAEVLATQTLPYTERTDTGCFASIHSNPPGKATGNPALVKNNFGKGRIIWAAGPIESHGQNFQDKAFIACIEDLLDNAKSVEFEAPVSTEAICFAQDDGIIISVLNTQAVLPPVTVHDLHIALDLKGKQCARVLLLPGKKELAFTEAGGKIKFDMPPLELFHMFKVLYK; the protein is encoded by the coding sequence GCTGCTGCATGGTTTATGCCAATTCCCATGCCGGCTATGCGTACTGGCCTGCCCCTGACGGCAACCAGCATCCTGGTCTTAAGGGCAGGGATATCTTTGGCGAGGTGGTGGATCTCTGCCATAAGAACAACATCGAAGTCATTGCCTATTACACCCTTATTTATGATAACTGGGCGTATAACCGCGATCCGGTTTGGCGCATTGTTCAGGCTGACGGAACTTCGGGCATGGAGCATGAGGATGAAAATCAGGGCCGTTATGGACTGGCCTGCCCCAATTCTGAAGGCTACAGGGAATTCACCAAAAAACAGGTGACAGATTTAGTCACAAAATATGAATTCGAAAGCATCTTTTTTGACATGACTTTTTGGCCTTCGGTGTGCTATTGCCCTAATTGTAAAGGCCGGTTTGAAAAAGAAATTGGCGGCGTAATGCCCAGGATCATCAATTGGAAAGATGATAAATGGAATGCCTTCCAGGACAAGCGCGAGAAGTGGCTTAACGAATTCGCCTTTTATTGCACTAATATTGTCAAAGGTCTTAAGCCCCAGGTGACAGTGAATCATCAATATTCCCTCATTACCCAAAGCTGGATACGCGGTGTTGTTGAAGATCATACCGACCCCTGCGATTATGTGGGCGGAGATTTTTATGCAGGTACTACCGAGCAGGGGCTTATTTGCAAGCTTTTCAATTCCCTTTCGGGGAGTTTCGAATTTCACACGTCTCGCTGCATAGGCCTTGGGGATCATACTACCATCAAGACCATGGAGCACCTCAAGCTTCAGTCCTGCATTGCCCTGGCTCATAACGGCGCTTTCCTCTTTATCGATGCCATAGATCCTGTAGGTACTATGAACCTAGATTTCTATAAAAAGATGGGAATTATACTGAAAGAGTTCCAGGAATATGAAACCTACCTTGGGGGCAGTATTATTGCCGATACGGCCATACTCTACGACATGTGGTCCAAGTTCGATTTCCATGATTCTGGCAAGAGCGTTATGGATCCTACTGCCCAAAAGATGCCTCACCTTGACGCGGTAGTCAGCGCTGCCCGCTGTCTTAAAGAGAAGCATATTCCCTATACGGTCATAGGCCGGAGGAACCTCAAGAATGCGATTGCTAAATACAAAGTCATTATCATGCCCGATATTTTGCGCCTTTCCGATGAAGCCGCGGAAGATATCCGGGCCTTTGTAAAAGCAGGCGGCAAGGTTTATGCATCAGGCCATTCGGGGCTTTCAAGGCTCGGCGACGTGTTTGGCATAGAATATCTTGGCGAGACTACCCAGCGGCTTACCTATCTTGCCCCAACAGATAAGGGGAAAAAATACCTGGCTGACTCAAGCGCCAAATATCCCCTGGCCCTTAATACGGAGCAGCAGATAGTAAAAGCCTTGCCCGCTGCGGAAGTGCTTGCCACGCAAACCCTTCCCTATACCGAGAGGACCGACACTGGTTGCTTTGCGTCGATTCATTCCAACCCGCCCGGTAAAGCCACGGGCAATCCTGCGCTGGTAAAAAACAATTTTGGCAAGGGCAGGATCATCTGGGCGGCAGGCCCCATCGAAAGCCACGGCCAGAATTTCCAGGACAAGGCATTTATCGCCTGCATCGAAGATCTTCTGGACAATGCCAAGTCGGTGGAATTTGAAGCCCCGGTTTCTACCGAGGCTATTTGCTTTGCCCAGGATGACGGCATAATCATCAGCGTTCTTAACACCCAGGCAGTACTGCCACCGGTTACCGTCCATGATTTGCATATCGCCCTGGATTTGAAGGGCAAGCAATGCGCAAGGGTGCTGCTCCTCCCCGGAAAAAAGGAGTTGGCTTTTACCGAAGCAGGGGGCAAAATCAAATTCGATATGCCGCCCCTGGAATTGTTCCATATGTTCAAGGTGTTGTATAAATAG